A genome region from Nicotiana tabacum cultivar K326 chromosome 13, ASM71507v2, whole genome shotgun sequence includes the following:
- the LOC107782833 gene encoding uncharacterized protein LOC107782833, whose protein sequence is MAVSLTRLSWWWWGGKEKEPVSNGSSSMNPLQDFGFGLKEQGDSLKFKSVRGANNVASSTTRKVKRKWKSREERIKRVDKKYDVVLVPSDGVCLSGSESDDSDWSIGWLEPHAPDFQNDDEADDSFAVLVPCYRHDCIREIEEPNNQFLSAIENLSNEYSAEGKKYMKQWLSSLQNF, encoded by the exons ATGGCAGTTTCTTTGACTCGTTTATCATGGTGGTGGTGGGGTGGGAAAGAGAAAGAACCAGTGTCTAATGGTTCTTCTTCAATGAATCCATTGCaagattttggatttgggttgaaGGAACAAGGTGATAGCTTGAAGTTTAAGTCAGTGAGGGGAGCTAATAATGTGGCCTCCTCAACTACTAGGAAAGTGAAGAGGAAATGGAAGAGTAGAGAGGAGAGGATTAAGAGGGTTGATAAGAAGTATGATGTAGTGTTGGTGCCATCGGATGGTGTTTGTTTATCAGGTTCTGAATCCGATGACTCGGACTGGTCTATTGGGTGGCTGGAACCACATGCCCCTGATTTCCAGAATGATGATGAGGCTGATGACAGTTTTGCTGTGTTGGTTCCTTGCTACAGGCATGATTGTATTAGAGAAATAGAAGAGCCAAACAATCAGTTTTTAAGCGCCATTGAGAACCTTTCAAATGAGTATTCTGCTG AGGGTAAGAAGTACATGAAGCAATGGCTATCTTCTCTTCAGAATTTTTGA